A DNA window from Thiopseudomonas alkaliphila contains the following coding sequences:
- a CDS encoding DUF4401 domain-containing protein → MSNVLWQRLHKAQLVTGTQPLVASSANPLYLRLLAGFAGWVSVLFSLALIYSISSLVLELFAAPSSSLEGSVSLVMAALYGGLALGLSLLAPGHLFLVHWSRACYLVSQGLLVLGLVLLLDNNQWAAGVLLLVNAVLFWLFQALVLRRLSCHLWLASICWLVWDSYLYLVWPVCLLVAALIWLNLFRWARWGRWLEPIAQSASLFFILGIGLFYYSYAASSTGWGLIQISGENFWRWFNPANIACSVISAGAGLYLVRNMADSARFSALQAVIIGLVLLLSVANQWLVGVSGSVLLLALAVRIGYQRLALKLLLSLLVLLVWYYYSLHLSLLQKSWWLMGSGVCLITAFILIRYLQTCSQTSQELNHD, encoded by the coding sequence ATGAGTAATGTCTTGTGGCAGCGCTTACACAAGGCGCAGCTAGTCACGGGTACCCAACCGCTTGTTGCAAGCAGCGCTAACCCTTTGTATTTGCGTCTCTTAGCCGGTTTTGCTGGATGGGTGTCGGTATTATTTTCACTAGCGCTAATTTACAGCATCAGTAGCCTAGTATTAGAGCTATTTGCTGCACCCTCATCGTCGTTAGAAGGCAGTGTGAGCTTAGTGATGGCTGCATTATACGGAGGCTTGGCGTTGGGTTTAAGTTTACTGGCGCCTGGGCATTTATTTTTAGTGCATTGGAGCCGTGCCTGTTATTTGGTTTCCCAAGGGCTATTGGTGCTGGGTTTAGTGCTGCTGTTGGACAACAATCAATGGGCGGCGGGTGTGCTGTTATTGGTGAATGCAGTGCTGTTTTGGCTATTTCAAGCGCTGGTATTACGAAGGCTTAGCTGCCATTTGTGGTTGGCCAGTATTTGTTGGTTGGTGTGGGATAGTTATCTGTATTTAGTGTGGCCGGTATGTTTGCTGGTGGCAGCGCTGATTTGGTTAAACTTATTTCGCTGGGCTCGTTGGGGTCGCTGGTTAGAACCGATTGCGCAGTCGGCCAGTTTATTTTTTATCCTCGGCATAGGCTTGTTTTACTACAGCTATGCGGCTAGCAGCACTGGTTGGGGTTTAATCCAGATCAGTGGTGAAAATTTTTGGCGCTGGTTTAATCCTGCAAATATTGCCTGTAGTGTGATTAGTGCAGGTGCTGGGCTGTATTTAGTCCGCAACATGGCTGACTCAGCTCGGTTCAGTGCGCTGCAGGCGGTGATCATTGGTTTGGTGCTATTGCTGAGCGTTGCGAATCAGTGGTTGGTGGGTGTGTCAGGCAGCGTTTTATTACTCGCTTTGGCGGTGCGCATCGGTTATCAGCGCTTAGCGTTGAAATTATTGCTGAGTTTACTGGTGTTGCTGGTGTGGTATTACTATTCGTTGCACTTAAGCTTGTTACAGAAATCCTGGTGGTTAATGGGATCAGGCGTTTGTTTGATTACTGCCTTTATCTTGATTCGTTACTTACAGACTTGCAGCCAAACATCGCAGGAGCTTAACCATGACTAA
- the trhP gene encoding prephenate-dependent tRNA uridine(34) hydroxylase TrhP has translation MSTPFRPELLSPAGTLKNMRYAFAYGADAVYAGQPRYSLRVRNNEFDHANLALGIQEAHALGKQFYVVVNIAPHNAKLKTFVKDLQPVIDMQPDALIMSDPGLIMLVREHFPEQTIHLSVQANAVNWASVEFWRRQGLTRAILSRELSLDEIEEIRHQVPEMELEVFVHGALCMAYSGRCLLSGYINKRDPNQGTCTNACRWEYKTHEAKENEVGDIVHKYEPIAVVQQQEPTLGVGAPTNEVFLLEEANRPGEYMSAYEDEHGTYIMNSKDLRAVQHVERLVKAGVHSLKIEGRTKSHYYVARTAQVYRKAIDDAVAGRPFDKSLMDTLESLAHRGYTEGFLRRHVHDEYQNYEYGYSISDRQQFVGELTGERRGELAEVIIKNRFFVGDSIELMTPQGNLTFDLKHLENKKGAAVDVAPGDGHTLYLPVPENVNLEHALLMRNLPSGTTRG, from the coding sequence ATGTCTACCCCGTTTCGTCCTGAGCTGCTATCGCCCGCCGGCACCTTAAAAAATATGCGCTACGCCTTTGCTTATGGCGCTGATGCGGTTTATGCCGGTCAGCCACGTTACAGCTTGCGGGTGCGCAATAACGAATTCGACCATGCCAACTTAGCCTTGGGTATTCAAGAAGCCCATGCGCTGGGTAAGCAGTTTTATGTGGTGGTGAATATTGCCCCACATAACGCCAAGCTCAAAACCTTTGTCAAGGATTTGCAACCGGTGATTGATATGCAGCCCGATGCGCTGATTATGTCGGATCCCGGTTTAATCATGTTGGTGCGTGAGCATTTCCCTGAACAAACTATTCACTTATCAGTGCAAGCTAATGCCGTGAACTGGGCCAGTGTAGAATTTTGGCGCCGTCAGGGTTTAACCCGAGCGATTTTATCGCGCGAGTTGTCGCTCGATGAGATTGAAGAAATTCGCCACCAAGTGCCAGAAATGGAGCTGGAAGTCTTTGTCCATGGTGCCTTGTGTATGGCCTATTCTGGCCGCTGCTTACTGTCGGGTTACATTAATAAGCGCGATCCAAACCAAGGGACTTGCACCAACGCCTGTCGCTGGGAATACAAAACCCACGAAGCCAAAGAAAACGAAGTCGGCGATATTGTGCATAAGTACGAGCCAATTGCCGTCGTGCAGCAGCAAGAACCCACCTTAGGCGTGGGCGCGCCGACCAATGAAGTGTTTTTGTTAGAAGAGGCTAATCGTCCGGGCGAATATATGTCTGCCTATGAAGATGAGCACGGTACTTACATTATGAACTCCAAAGATCTGCGGGCGGTGCAGCACGTAGAGCGTTTGGTTAAGGCCGGGGTGCACTCGCTAAAAATTGAAGGTCGCACTAAGTCGCACTACTATGTGGCGCGTACGGCGCAGGTCTACCGCAAAGCCATTGATGATGCGGTGGCTGGTCGCCCGTTTGATAAGTCGTTGATGGATACGCTGGAGTCACTGGCGCACCGTGGTTACACCGAAGGCTTTTTGCGTCGTCACGTGCATGATGAATACCAGAACTACGAATATGGCTACTCGATTTCTGATCGCCAGCAGTTTGTTGGTGAGTTAACTGGTGAGCGCCGTGGCGAGTTAGCTGAGGTGATTATTAAAAACCGCTTCTTTGTTGGTGATAGCATCGAGCTGATGACGCCCCAAGGTAACCTGACCTTTGATCTGAAGCACTTGGAGAACAAAAAAGGGGCGGCGGTTGATGTTGCGCCAGGTGATGGCCATACTCTTTATCTGCCGGTCCCAGAAAATGTAAACCTAGAGCATGCGTTACTGATGCGCAATTTACCCAGTGGTACAACCCGCGGTTAA
- a CDS encoding TRAP transporter substrate-binding protein has translation MKRRQLFGLTAALLAAIGLAGCKEEAASSSAAAAPAEKFEWKMVTSWPKNYPGLGTSVERLSERVNAMTDGRLKIKVYSAGELVPALEVFDAVSNGTAEIGHSASYYWKGKTSTSQFFTSVPFGLSTIEMNAWVNKGDGLKLWEEAYAPFGVKPFLAGNTAMQMGGWFNKEINSLDDIKGLKIRMPGLGGEVLNRLGATTVNLPGSEVFTALQTNAIDASDWVNPYNDLAFGLHKAAKYYYYPGWQEPQATLEIIINQKAWDKLPKDLQAIVTEAIRAANQDMLDDYVWNNARALEELISSGTQLRRFPDSVLEAMKQESANVLAALAAESDLNQRIWDSMQDFQKKTTKMHELSEKELYNWR, from the coding sequence ATGAAACGTCGTCAATTATTTGGATTAACCGCGGCTTTATTAGCAGCCATCGGTTTAGCTGGCTGTAAGGAAGAAGCAGCGTCTTCAAGCGCAGCGGCAGCCCCAGCAGAAAAATTTGAGTGGAAAATGGTCACCTCATGGCCAAAAAACTACCCCGGCCTTGGTACCTCAGTGGAGCGTCTGTCTGAGCGAGTCAACGCCATGACTGACGGTCGGCTAAAAATTAAAGTGTACTCTGCTGGTGAACTGGTACCTGCACTTGAAGTATTTGACGCCGTATCCAATGGCACGGCAGAAATTGGTCACAGCGCTTCTTACTACTGGAAAGGTAAAACCAGCACCTCACAATTCTTTACCTCTGTTCCTTTTGGTTTATCCACCATTGAAATGAATGCTTGGGTCAATAAAGGTGACGGCTTAAAACTATGGGAAGAAGCCTACGCGCCCTTTGGTGTGAAACCGTTCTTAGCGGGTAACACCGCGATGCAAATGGGCGGCTGGTTTAACAAAGAAATTAATTCCTTAGATGATATTAAGGGCTTAAAAATTCGTATGCCGGGTCTTGGCGGCGAGGTTTTAAACCGCTTAGGTGCCACTACCGTTAACTTGCCAGGTAGCGAGGTATTTACCGCGCTGCAAACCAACGCCATTGATGCCAGTGACTGGGTTAACCCCTACAATGACCTAGCCTTTGGTTTACATAAAGCAGCTAAGTACTACTACTATCCAGGCTGGCAAGAGCCACAAGCGACTTTAGAAATTATCATCAACCAAAAGGCTTGGGATAAGCTACCTAAAGACCTACAGGCCATTGTTACTGAAGCCATTCGTGCTGCTAACCAAGATATGTTAGATGACTACGTATGGAACAACGCCCGCGCCCTAGAAGAGTTAATCAGCTCGGGCACGCAACTGCGCCGCTTTCCTGATTCTGTACTTGAAGCAATGAAGCAAGAGTCAGCCAATGTACTGGCGGCCTTGGCAGCCGAAAGTGATCTTAACCAGCGGATTTGGGACTCTATGCAGGATTTCCAAAAGAAAACCACTAAGATGCACGAGTTATCAGAAAAAGAGCTGTATAACTGGCGTTAA
- a CDS encoding GDYXXLXY domain-containing protein, whose amino-acid sequence MTNLAKPKSPITGWVLVLALLLLGLINYSIWQHERTLSQGQTVILELAPVDPRSLMQGDYMALRFALAEQIAAQQRAEPLAQQVAYTGLATLALDQQQLATLVSLEATQPLADNQVRVQYRQRHGQIQFATNAFFFQEGTASIYEQAKYGLFKVNAKGEMLLARMLDAQLQPLGVNRLLQD is encoded by the coding sequence ATGACTAATCTAGCCAAGCCAAAATCTCCTATTACTGGCTGGGTGCTCGTGTTGGCACTGCTACTATTAGGACTGATAAATTACAGCATCTGGCAACATGAGCGCACCCTTAGCCAAGGACAAACAGTCATTTTGGAACTGGCTCCGGTGGATCCACGTTCGCTAATGCAGGGTGATTATATGGCGCTACGTTTTGCCCTAGCCGAGCAGATAGCTGCACAGCAACGTGCTGAGCCTTTAGCGCAACAAGTGGCGTATACGGGTTTGGCCACGTTAGCGCTAGATCAGCAGCAGTTAGCTACGTTGGTCAGCTTAGAGGCTACACAACCATTAGCTGATAATCAGGTGCGTGTGCAGTACCGCCAGCGTCATGGCCAGATTCAGTTTGCAACCAATGCTTTTTTCTTCCAAGAAGGTACGGCCAGTATTTATGAGCAGGCCAAGTATGGCTTATTTAAAGTAAATGCTAAGGGCGAAATGTTGCTCGCGCGTATGTTAGATGCACAGTTACAACCATTAGGGGTTAATCGTTTATTACAGGATTAA
- a CDS encoding DUF2157 domain-containing protein: MTQVKDEDVQLNNSKQLMQWVAQGALKPEDLPQALALTQALPSPQQQGRFFSYLLLISGVLLLVSGVIFFFAFNWDVLHRYSKFAVVQGALAMCLLPLFKYPVSHPVGQLCLGAAALMVGACLALVGQTYQTGADSYQLFLVWAGLLVPWLLLTQQLFLMALILVLANLALWLYSSLFNWLFILGNDYFLLSAVALNLSSWLLLELYQRVKPQAFLPWLITAVFSWSVLLASILVLSNLGLHNRFELISLGVWVLLVLGAGYFYRYRQLHVLHLALLALSVIAYLTAQAANVLGNSWWGELNLLLLGGFFMGLSLLAGKYLQRLYQQAESGAEHE, encoded by the coding sequence ATGACCCAAGTGAAAGATGAGGATGTTCAATTGAACAACAGTAAGCAACTGATGCAGTGGGTAGCCCAAGGTGCATTAAAGCCCGAAGATCTGCCCCAAGCACTAGCATTAACCCAGGCCCTTCCCAGCCCCCAGCAACAAGGCCGGTTTTTTAGTTATTTATTACTGATTAGCGGTGTGTTGTTATTGGTCAGTGGGGTGATTTTTTTCTTTGCCTTTAACTGGGATGTATTACATCGCTACAGCAAATTTGCCGTGGTTCAGGGAGCATTGGCGATGTGTTTATTGCCACTATTTAAATACCCCGTTAGTCATCCCGTGGGGCAACTCTGCTTAGGGGCTGCAGCATTAATGGTGGGCGCTTGTTTAGCGTTGGTTGGGCAAACCTATCAAACCGGTGCCGACAGTTATCAATTGTTTTTAGTGTGGGCGGGATTATTAGTGCCATGGTTGTTGTTAACTCAGCAACTATTTTTAATGGCTTTGATATTAGTTTTAGCCAACCTTGCATTGTGGCTTTACAGCAGTTTATTTAATTGGTTGTTCATCTTGGGTAATGACTACTTTTTATTGAGTGCGGTGGCACTTAATCTAAGCAGCTGGTTGTTGTTGGAGCTGTATCAGCGCGTTAAACCCCAAGCCTTTTTACCTTGGTTGATTACGGCAGTGTTTAGCTGGAGTGTGTTGCTGGCCAGTATATTGGTGCTGAGTAACCTTGGGTTACACAATCGTTTTGAGCTGATCAGTTTAGGGGTTTGGGTGTTGTTAGTGCTGGGAGCGGGTTATTTCTATCGTTACCGTCAGCTACATGTATTGCACTTAGCCTTGCTAGCTTTATCGGTGATTGCCTATCTGACTGCACAAGCGGCGAATGTATTAGGCAATAGCTGGTGGGGTGAGTTGAATTTGCTGTTGCTGGGTGGATTTTTTATGGGGCTAAGTTTGCTCGCAGGTAAGTACTTGCAGCGGTTGTATCAGCAGGCTGAATCAGGAGCAGAGCATGAGTAA
- the uvrD gene encoding DNA helicase II yields MQDDDISYLLNDLNDAQRQAVTAPLGTQRVLAGAGSGKTRVLVHRIAWLMKVEQAAPHSILAVTFTNKAAAEMRGRIESLMGDQLRGMWVGTFHGLAHRLLRAHWQEAKLPEQFQILDSDDQLRLIKRIMREQEIDEDRWPARQVQGFINSHKDQGLRPQHIQISDDFFLKVMVRLYFSYEQACEAAGSIDFNEMLLRSLELFRDNPSLLEHYQRRFQHILVDEFQDTNAVQYAWLRFLTQNSRSFMVVGDDDQSIYGWRGAQVENIQQLTRDYPDTQTIRLEQNYRSTANILQAANAVIENNTERLGKKLWTDDGAGEPISLFSAYNEHDEARYMVESILQARKQKRLNYQDIAVLYRSNAQSRVLEEALLRENIPYRIYGGQRFFERLEIKNALAYLRLTQYRDDNAALERIVNVPTRGIGEKTLETIRELARDQQLSLWQTMQHLVANKGLPGRALNAVQQFLLLIDELANKVDAQVLVSDAMRVVIEQSGLLEYHRAERGEKAQARVENLEELISAASAFDEIEIQVEPGAEENLVVENEFSYLAEYDEIDPFNQDLPPLQAFLDHAVLEAGEKQAEENTDCVQLMTLHSAKGLEFSLVFLVGMEEGLFPHKMSLEEPGRLEEERRLAYVGITRAMQKLVITYAETRRLYGKETYNKMSRFVREIPSAVLQEVRMGNSVSRPTFFDNASLSKSSSAGFANAEVPNTQYKLGQIVRHSVFGDGVILNFEGSGAQARVQVQFASEGSKWLMASFAKLEVIG; encoded by the coding sequence ATGCAAGACGACGATATTTCCTACCTATTGAATGATTTAAATGATGCCCAACGCCAAGCGGTAACTGCACCCTTAGGCACGCAGCGTGTTCTTGCTGGGGCGGGCTCAGGTAAAACACGGGTGTTGGTGCATCGTATTGCTTGGTTAATGAAAGTGGAGCAGGCAGCGCCGCACAGTATTTTAGCGGTAACCTTTACCAATAAAGCGGCAGCCGAAATGCGTGGGCGAATTGAGTCGTTAATGGGCGATCAGCTCAGGGGCATGTGGGTGGGGACTTTCCACGGCTTAGCCCATCGTTTATTGCGTGCGCACTGGCAAGAAGCCAAATTGCCCGAGCAGTTTCAAATTTTAGACAGTGATGATCAGCTGCGCTTAATTAAACGGATTATGCGCGAGCAAGAAATCGATGAAGATCGCTGGCCCGCGCGCCAAGTGCAAGGCTTTATTAATAGCCATAAAGATCAGGGTTTACGCCCGCAACATATTCAAATCAGCGATGACTTCTTTTTAAAGGTCATGGTGCGGCTGTACTTTAGTTACGAGCAAGCCTGTGAGGCCGCAGGCAGCATTGATTTTAATGAAATGCTGCTGCGCTCGCTTGAGCTATTTCGTGATAATCCCAGTTTATTGGAACATTATCAGCGCCGTTTTCAGCATATATTGGTCGATGAATTTCAAGACACCAACGCTGTGCAATATGCGTGGTTACGCTTTTTAACCCAAAATAGCCGTAGCTTTATGGTGGTGGGCGATGATGATCAGTCGATTTACGGCTGGCGCGGCGCGCAGGTGGAAAATATTCAGCAGCTCACCCGCGATTATCCCGACACCCAAACCATTCGTCTGGAGCAAAACTACCGCTCCACTGCCAATATTTTGCAGGCAGCTAACGCTGTGATTGAAAACAACACGGAGCGTTTAGGTAAAAAGCTGTGGACCGATGATGGCGCCGGCGAGCCGATTAGCTTGTTCTCGGCGTATAACGAGCATGACGAAGCGCGTTATATGGTCGAAAGCATTCTGCAAGCGCGTAAGCAGAAGCGCTTAAATTATCAAGATATTGCGGTGCTCTATCGCTCTAACGCCCAGTCTCGGGTGCTGGAAGAAGCCTTATTGCGGGAAAATATTCCCTACCGTATTTACGGTGGTCAGCGTTTCTTCGAGCGTTTAGAAATTAAAAATGCCTTAGCTTATTTACGCCTGACCCAGTATCGCGATGATAACGCTGCTTTAGAGCGGATTGTGAATGTCCCCACGCGCGGTATTGGTGAGAAAACCCTTGAAACGATTCGCGAGTTAGCCCGCGATCAGCAATTGTCACTATGGCAAACCATGCAGCATCTCGTGGCGAATAAAGGGCTACCTGGGCGCGCATTAAATGCAGTGCAGCAGTTTCTACTACTGATTGATGAGCTGGCAAACAAAGTGGATGCTCAAGTGCTGGTATCAGATGCAATGCGGGTGGTGATTGAGCAGTCAGGGTTATTAGAGTATCACCGCGCTGAGCGAGGCGAAAAAGCCCAGGCACGGGTAGAAAACTTAGAAGAGTTGATTAGCGCCGCCAGTGCTTTTGATGAGATAGAAATACAGGTTGAACCGGGCGCCGAAGAAAACTTGGTAGTTGAAAACGAGTTCAGCTATCTTGCTGAGTACGATGAGATTGATCCCTTTAATCAGGACTTGCCGCCATTACAGGCGTTTTTAGATCATGCGGTGCTTGAAGCGGGTGAAAAACAAGCGGAAGAGAATACCGACTGCGTACAGCTAATGACCTTGCACAGTGCCAAGGGGCTAGAGTTTTCTTTAGTGTTTTTGGTGGGTATGGAAGAAGGTCTATTTCCCCATAAAATGAGCTTAGAAGAACCGGGGCGCTTAGAAGAAGAGCGGCGTTTAGCCTATGTTGGCATTACCCGGGCGATGCAAAAACTGGTGATCACCTACGCTGAAACCCGCCGCCTGTATGGCAAAGAAACCTACAATAAAATGTCACGCTTTGTCCGGGAAATTCCCTCAGCCGTGCTGCAAGAAGTACGTATGGGCAACAGTGTGTCACGGCCTACCTTCTTTGATAACGCTAGCCTCAGCAAAAGCAGCAGTGCGGGCTTTGCTAATGCGGAAGTGCCTAACACCCAATACAAACTTGGGCAAATTGTGCGCCACAGTGTGTTTGGTGATGGAGTCATTTTAAACTTTGAAGGCTCAGGTGCTCAGGCACGAGTGCAGGTGCAGTTTGCCAGTGAAGGCAGTAAGTGGCTGATGGCATCCTTTGCTAAGCTTGAAGTGATTGGTTAA